One region of Cloacibacillus sp. An23 genomic DNA includes:
- a CDS encoding CatA-like O-acetyltransferase: MKYRKINLDEWSRGGLFKSYIDNLRVVMSLTADVDAAPLLEFTKENGMKFYPVMIWAVSKAVNARGEFRYGWDRRGELIQWDLVSPSYADFHKEDERFTKYVTEYSADLFEFYARFAAGREKYKNVRGFAENQPPNFFDVSCLPWLRYRHFDMHVFDEGKFLAPVVTWGRYEREGEKCPMPLTMSVHHAVADGFHLCRFFSDVQEIIDSFER; the protein is encoded by the coding sequence GTGAAATATAGGAAGATAAATCTGGACGAATGGAGCAGGGGCGGACTTTTCAAAAGTTATATCGACAATCTGCGCGTCGTTATGAGCCTGACCGCCGACGTGGACGCAGCGCCGCTGCTGGAATTTACGAAGGAAAACGGGATGAAGTTCTATCCCGTCATGATCTGGGCCGTCTCGAAGGCCGTCAACGCGCGCGGAGAATTCAGATACGGCTGGGACCGCCGCGGGGAGCTGATACAGTGGGACTTAGTCTCCCCATCCTACGCTGATTTTCACAAAGAGGACGAACGATTCACAAAATACGTCACGGAATATTCAGCCGACCTTTTCGAATTTTACGCGCGCTTTGCCGCCGGCAGGGAAAAATATAAAAACGTCCGCGGCTTCGCTGAGAACCAGCCGCCGAACTTCTTCGACGTCTCGTGCCTGCCGTGGCTGCGGTACCGTCATTTCGACATGCACGTCTTCGACGAGGGAAAATTTCTCGCGCCGGTCGTGACGTGGGGAAGATACGAGCGAGAAGGCGAAAAATGTCCAATGCCGCTCACGATGAGCGTCCATCACGCCGTAGCCGACGGCTTCCATCTCTGCCGCTTCTTTTCCGACGTTCAGGAAATTATAGATTCGTTTGAAAGATAG
- a CDS encoding tetratricopeptide repeat protein — protein MEVSKILAEYDAMLAAGRRREAGEFLSEAADVAAREDDAVSEASLRGELTGYWRVFGEPEKSFASAERALFLLESRGLGESAAYATALLNYATAKTAFRMTDEALALYGRVAEIYEKTVAPGDYRFASLYNNMAQALMRAGRASEALGYFERSLALLSPPEDAAEIATCRTNMAYCLTAEKKLDEAERSLALAEEIYSALPDDPHLASALSCRGQLSYIRGEYARAAEYFAKSAETVERFFGRTANYAAACRSCAKSFEAAGMADEAAKYRALADAARGAR, from the coding sequence ATGGAAGTGTCTAAAATTCTCGCCGAATACGACGCGATGCTCGCCGCGGGACGGCGGCGCGAGGCGGGAGAATTTCTGTCCGAGGCCGCCGACGTCGCGGCGCGCGAGGACGACGCAGTCTCCGAGGCGTCGCTGCGCGGCGAGCTGACGGGCTATTGGCGCGTATTCGGCGAGCCGGAAAAGAGCTTCGCTTCGGCGGAGCGGGCGCTCTTTCTGCTCGAATCGCGCGGCCTCGGCGAAAGCGCCGCGTACGCGACCGCACTCCTGAACTACGCGACTGCGAAAACGGCCTTCCGCATGACGGACGAGGCGCTCGCGCTTTACGGGCGCGTCGCTGAAATTTACGAAAAAACCGTAGCGCCCGGCGACTACCGATTCGCGAGCCTCTACAACAACATGGCGCAGGCGCTGATGCGCGCGGGGCGCGCGTCGGAGGCGCTGGGATATTTCGAGCGATCACTCGCGCTGCTCTCGCCGCCGGAAGACGCCGCGGAAATCGCGACCTGCCGCACGAACATGGCCTACTGCCTGACGGCGGAAAAGAAACTCGACGAGGCGGAGCGTTCGCTCGCGCTCGCCGAAGAGATATATTCCGCGCTGCCTGACGACCCTCACTTGGCGAGCGCGCTGTCGTGCCGCGGACAGCTTTCGTACATACGCGGCGAATACGCGCGCGCGGCCGAATATTTCGCGAAAAGCGCCGAAACGGTAGAACGTTTCTTCGGGCGTACCGCGAACTACGCCGCGGCCTGCCGGAGCTGCGCAAAGTCGTTCGAGGCCGCCGGCATGGCGGACGAGGCGGCTAAGTACCGCGCGCTCGCGGACGCCGCGCGAGGCGCGAGGTGA
- a CDS encoding DUF4037 domain-containing protein yields MKGLELCREFYARCARDAIKARFGERAGRIAAGLAGEGSECLGFDDEISRDHDFGPGFCLWLSDEDFAEFGAELRSFYDGLPAEFMGFRRNSTPQGAARVGVMRIGDFYARFTGSRGIPESEAAWLRIPEHALAAATSGVVFDDPPGEFSRIRSALLPCYPEEVRLKKLAARLFTMAQAGQYNYPRMTKRGDAAAASFALAEFAKAAFSALHLLNRRYAPYYKWLSRSAQELPKLSESARETAALFEPGADRENLIESVCARVRRELREEGLSSSDDPFLVAQAVETTRRIKSEYLRKLSVTVG; encoded by the coding sequence ATGAAGGGGCTCGAACTCTGCCGTGAATTTTACGCCAGATGCGCTCGCGATGCGATAAAGGCGCGCTTCGGCGAACGCGCCGGACGAATAGCCGCGGGACTCGCGGGCGAGGGCTCGGAATGCCTCGGCTTCGACGACGAAATTTCGCGCGACCATGATTTCGGCCCAGGCTTCTGCCTCTGGCTGAGCGACGAGGATTTCGCTGAGTTCGGCGCGGAGCTGCGGAGCTTCTACGACGGCCTGCCGGCCGAGTTTATGGGCTTCCGCCGAAACTCCACGCCGCAGGGCGCGGCCCGCGTCGGCGTCATGCGCATAGGCGATTTCTACGCGCGTTTCACGGGCTCGCGCGGAATCCCCGAAAGCGAGGCCGCGTGGCTGCGTATCCCGGAGCATGCGCTCGCGGCCGCGACGAGCGGCGTGGTCTTCGACGACCCGCCGGGCGAGTTCAGCCGTATCAGGTCGGCGCTGCTTCCCTGTTACCCAGAGGAAGTGCGGCTCAAAAAGCTCGCGGCGCGCCTCTTCACGATGGCGCAGGCCGGGCAGTACAATTACCCGCGCATGACAAAGCGCGGCGACGCCGCGGCGGCTTCGTTCGCGCTCGCGGAGTTCGCGAAGGCGGCCTTCTCCGCGCTGCATCTGCTCAACCGCCGCTACGCGCCATACTACAAGTGGCTCTCGCGCAGCGCGCAGGAACTTCCGAAATTGTCCGAATCGGCACGCGAGACGGCGGCGCTCTTCGAGCCAGGCGCGGATCGCGAAAATCTTATAGAATCTGTATGCGCGCGCGTGCGCCGCGAACTCCGCGAAGAGGGGCTCTCGTCGTCCGACGACCCGTTCCTCGTCGCGCAGGCGGTCGAGACGACGCGGCGCATAAAAAGCGAATACCTGCGGAAACTCAGCGTAACGGTGGGATGA
- the rpsU gene encoding 30S ribosomal protein S21, producing the protein MTTVTRRDNESIEDALKRFKREIRKVGVLREAKKHEHYEKPSEIKKRKKAEMARNRGRRSDY; encoded by the coding sequence ATGACCACCGTAACTAGACGCGACAATGAGTCGATAGAAGATGCCCTCAAGCGTTTTAAAAGAGAGATCCGGAAGGTGGGCGTGCTTCGCGAAGCAAAGAAGCATGAACATTACGAAAAACCCAGCGAAATCAAAAAACGTAAGAAGGCCGAGATGGCACGAAACAGAGGCAGGAGGTCCGATTACTAA
- the rsmG gene encoding 16S rRNA (guanine(527)-N(7))-methyltransferase RsmG: MGESINAAEIKKILDENEERLRRYVSLLAKANELARLTGPSDEETLWRAHVADCASVVPLLPQRGAVIDVGTGGGLPGIVWAVCRPGLNVTLLDSITRKCALVEKMALAMGLANITVVCARSEDYAKKQAGKFDAAAARAVCAAGVLAEYLTPFVKRGGRLLAFKGPKAAEELAPAAGKWKTLGLSEPRLVRYELEDMARCVVVWDKTGAEQKGIPRRPGMAEKFPWYLANAKKK; the protein is encoded by the coding sequence ATGGGCGAAAGCATCAACGCGGCGGAGATAAAAAAAATCCTTGACGAGAACGAGGAGCGGCTTCGGCGATACGTATCGCTGCTTGCAAAAGCGAACGAGCTGGCGCGGCTCACGGGGCCGTCCGACGAAGAGACGCTCTGGCGCGCGCACGTAGCCGACTGCGCGTCCGTAGTGCCGCTGCTGCCGCAGCGCGGCGCGGTCATAGACGTCGGCACGGGCGGCGGCCTTCCGGGAATAGTCTGGGCCGTGTGCAGGCCCGGGCTGAATGTGACGCTGCTCGACAGCATCACGCGAAAGTGCGCGCTCGTCGAGAAGATGGCGCTCGCTATGGGGCTTGCCAACATCACAGTCGTCTGCGCCCGCTCCGAAGACTACGCGAAAAAGCAGGCCGGAAAGTTCGACGCGGCTGCGGCGCGCGCCGTGTGCGCCGCGGGCGTGCTCGCGGAATATCTCACGCCGTTCGTGAAGCGCGGCGGAAGGCTGCTCGCCTTCAAAGGGCCGAAGGCGGCGGAAGAACTAGCGCCGGCCGCCGGCAAATGGAAGACGCTCGGCCTCTCCGAGCCGCGCCTCGTGCGCTACGAGCTCGAGGATATGGCCCGTTGCGTCGTCGTCTGGGACAAGACCGGCGCTGAGCAGAAGGGAATCCCGCGCCGCCCCGGCATGGCGGAGAAGTTCCCGTGGTATCTCGCGAACGCGAAGAAGAAATAA
- a CDS encoding GatB/YqeY domain-containing protein: MSGLAARVQSDLVAAMKHKDELTLSVLRMLKSSIQLMQVEKGKDHELTDDDVLVLVRRLIKQRVEAAEMYKSGGANDRAERELDEAKILEAYQPAQMSDGEIAQLVAKIAGELGAKGPKDMGKVMGKVMAAVKGQADGNRVRAAVQNYLAGLAQ; this comes from the coding sequence ATGTCCGGACTTGCGGCTAGAGTACAGAGCGACCTTGTCGCCGCTATGAAACATAAAGACGAGCTGACCCTTTCGGTGCTCCGTATGCTCAAATCCTCGATACAGCTCATGCAGGTCGAGAAGGGCAAGGATCACGAGCTGACGGACGACGACGTTCTTGTTCTCGTGCGCCGCCTCATCAAGCAGCGCGTCGAAGCCGCCGAGATGTACAAGAGCGGCGGGGCGAACGACCGCGCCGAGCGTGAGCTCGACGAGGCGAAGATACTCGAGGCCTATCAGCCCGCGCAGATGTCCGACGGCGAGATCGCGCAGCTTGTCGCGAAAATCGCCGGAGAACTCGGGGCCAAGGGGCCGAAGGATATGGGCAAGGTGATGGGAAAAGTCATGGCGGCAGTCAAAGGCCAGGCCGACGGCAACAGAGTCAGGGCCGCCGTACAGAATTACCTCGCCGGACTCGCCCAGTAA
- a CDS encoding MiaB/RimO family radical SAM methylthiotransferase, which yields MTNILSGKKFSIHIQGCRTNQYEGEAIAAALEAHGARRDDEAPDIIVIVTCAITAVAERKCRKLIRRARREHPNAVTAACGCSSQKISESEAAELGLDITIGNREKHLLPHMIVERLAGARDIYKINENIMTDASWDSLSLDRPRLHTRAFLKVQDGCAHFCSYCIVPFVRGRPVSRPMDEAVDEARRITESGCPEIVLTGIHLGLYENLPELVRRIGALPELKRLRFGSIEPFAVDEALLSALAETPAFCEHLHMPLQSGDDGVLASMRRGYTAAEFAKIAERARAALGDSLHISTDLMVGFPAEDGAAFRRSLDFVKSVGFGKVHVFPYSPRSGTTAASMTPVPDAVMKERTAEALETAAELHEKFCSRWLGREITILTEEIKDGAARGLTRNYIRAEAPARGAGVNEELSLTPAGYRAETLFAAETPNAGFSEEISVI from the coding sequence ATGACGAATATACTTTCAGGCAAAAAATTTTCGATACACATACAGGGCTGCCGCACGAACCAGTACGAGGGCGAGGCGATTGCCGCGGCCCTCGAGGCGCACGGCGCGCGGCGCGACGACGAAGCCCCGGACATAATAGTGATAGTAACCTGCGCGATAACGGCGGTCGCGGAGCGCAAGTGCCGCAAGCTAATACGCCGCGCGCGGCGCGAACATCCAAACGCAGTGACAGCCGCCTGCGGCTGCAGCTCGCAGAAAATATCCGAAAGCGAAGCGGCGGAGCTGGGCCTCGACATAACGATAGGCAACAGGGAAAAGCATCTGCTGCCGCACATGATAGTCGAACGGCTAGCGGGCGCGCGGGATATCTATAAAATCAACGAAAACATCATGACCGACGCGAGCTGGGATTCGCTCTCGCTAGACAGGCCGAGGCTCCACACGCGCGCGTTCCTCAAGGTGCAGGACGGCTGCGCGCATTTCTGCTCCTACTGCATAGTCCCTTTCGTGCGCGGCAGGCCGGTTTCGCGCCCGATGGACGAGGCCGTAGACGAGGCGCGGCGCATAACGGAGTCCGGCTGCCCCGAAATCGTGCTGACCGGCATACATCTTGGGCTTTACGAAAATCTGCCGGAGCTGGTGCGGCGCATAGGCGCTCTGCCGGAATTGAAGCGGCTGCGCTTCGGCTCGATAGAGCCGTTTGCAGTGGACGAAGCTCTGCTTTCCGCGCTCGCGGAGACGCCGGCCTTCTGCGAGCATCTGCACATGCCGCTCCAGTCCGGCGACGACGGAGTGCTCGCCTCCATGCGGCGCGGCTACACGGCCGCGGAGTTCGCAAAAATAGCGGAACGCGCGCGCGCCGCGCTCGGCGACTCGCTGCACATAAGCACCGACCTGATGGTCGGCTTCCCTGCGGAGGACGGTGCGGCCTTCCGACGCAGCCTCGACTTCGTGAAGAGCGTGGGCTTCGGCAAAGTCCACGTCTTCCCCTACTCGCCGCGCAGCGGCACGACGGCCGCTTCGATGACGCCCGTTCCAGACGCCGTTATGAAAGAACGGACGGCGGAGGCTCTCGAGACGGCGGCGGAGCTTCACGAAAAATTCTGCTCGCGCTGGCTCGGGCGCGAAATAACGATCCTGACCGAGGAGATAAAGGACGGAGCGGCGCGCGGCCTCACGCGCAACTACATACGCGCGGAGGCCCCCGCGCGCGGCGCGGGCGTGAACGAGGAGCTTTCGCTCACGCCCGCGGGATACCGCGCGGAGACGCTCTTCGCGGCGGAGACGCCGAATGCCGGCTTCTCCGAGGAAATTTCCGTAATTTGA
- a CDS encoding aminotransferase class V-fold PLP-dependent enzyme, producing the protein MKTYKIPLVPGPTSVPAEYREAYMTDYGSTDLEEEFFELLEENQNLLKKMLHTENDVIIGSGEGMLALWGAMKSVIKPGDKVLAVSNGIFGHGFGKMAEAMGARAEYLEASDGAFVSAEALRTKLAEFRPDVVTAVHCETPSGLLNPIAEIAQAVAESGALFIVDFVASAGGAEVRVDDWRIDLGLMGSQKCLSILPDLSMITVSGRAWKRAAEVNYPGYDAILPWKTAVADRYMPYTHNWHANAAMNLSLKHFFAEGAENVFRRHAGAASCCRARAKELGLRLYAADEALCSPTVTALIVPDGWTWKEFDSALRAEGLAVGGSYGPLAGKVFRVGHMGSQADLGLVNKGMDVIARVLRK; encoded by the coding sequence ATGAAAACTTACAAAATACCGCTCGTCCCCGGGCCGACGTCGGTTCCGGCGGAATACCGCGAAGCCTACATGACCGACTACGGAAGCACCGACCTCGAGGAAGAATTTTTCGAGCTTCTCGAGGAGAACCAGAACCTTCTCAAAAAGATGCTCCACACGGAAAACGACGTGATTATAGGTTCCGGCGAAGGGATGCTCGCTCTGTGGGGCGCGATGAAGAGCGTCATAAAGCCAGGGGACAAAGTGCTAGCCGTCTCGAACGGCATATTCGGACACGGCTTCGGCAAGATGGCTGAGGCGATGGGGGCGCGCGCCGAATATCTGGAAGCGTCCGACGGCGCGTTCGTGAGCGCCGAAGCTCTGCGCACCAAGCTCGCGGAGTTCCGCCCCGACGTCGTGACCGCCGTACACTGCGAGACGCCGAGCGGCCTGCTGAACCCGATAGCTGAGATTGCGCAGGCGGTCGCCGAAAGCGGCGCGCTCTTCATCGTCGACTTCGTCGCGAGCGCCGGCGGCGCGGAAGTGCGAGTAGACGACTGGCGCATAGACCTCGGCCTCATGGGCAGCCAGAAGTGCCTCTCGATACTGCCCGACCTCAGCATGATAACGGTAAGCGGACGCGCGTGGAAGCGCGCCGCCGAAGTAAACTACCCGGGCTACGACGCGATACTACCGTGGAAGACCGCCGTCGCCGACAGATATATGCCGTACACGCACAACTGGCACGCGAACGCGGCGATGAACCTCTCGCTGAAGCATTTCTTCGCCGAGGGCGCGGAAAACGTCTTCCGCCGCCACGCCGGGGCCGCCTCATGCTGCCGCGCGCGCGCGAAGGAACTCGGGCTCAGGCTCTACGCAGCGGACGAAGCGCTCTGCTCGCCGACCGTAACCGCGCTGATTGTTCCCGACGGCTGGACGTGGAAGGAGTTCGACTCGGCGCTGCGCGCCGAAGGGCTCGCAGTCGGCGGCAGCTACGGCCCGCTCGCCGGAAAGGTGTTCCGCGTCGGACACATGGGAAGCCAGGCGGACCTCGGCCTAGTCAACAAAGGTATGGACGTAATAGCGAGGGTGCTGAGGAAATAA
- a CDS encoding C45 family peptidase, with product MNTFENGSKSKNGRLSVIELSGTWREMGRQYGALMAEELRHIYEKGVGRLLAEAENAEEHALSAAKFFANYPYKFKSLMRGMSETSGLTLDELKLVNAIEVIAAQSLAPQQCTGIAAWGDYSDGPLVYGRNYDYLPWFRELADDLTLACFHPGDGSLSVATIGYAGEIYAVNGMNEKGIFLELNNGMPSGGALWYDSRVPAVVELFSFLLEASTLDEIESFFKTTKANFAYIVGVADGQTARCFEWPVFEVKRRESHSRLGLTVLTNHFTEFSWGLPRPDDKRFWMTRTRRQNLLTLAKHFKGSINDKVMKDIMDTRIEDLGATTDMTLYQLVAVPERYEMWFKMPGVQDWSLVDMRALLKPREE from the coding sequence ATGAACACTTTTGAGAACGGCTCGAAGTCTAAGAACGGAAGGCTGAGCGTTATAGAGCTCAGCGGCACGTGGCGCGAGATGGGGCGCCAGTACGGCGCGCTGATGGCGGAGGAGCTCCGCCACATTTATGAAAAGGGAGTCGGCCGCCTGCTCGCCGAGGCTGAGAACGCGGAGGAGCACGCGCTGTCCGCCGCGAAGTTCTTCGCGAATTATCCCTATAAATTCAAGTCTCTGATGCGGGGCATGAGCGAGACCTCGGGGCTTACGCTCGACGAGCTGAAGCTGGTCAACGCGATAGAGGTCATAGCGGCGCAGTCGCTAGCGCCGCAGCAGTGCACCGGCATCGCGGCGTGGGGCGACTACTCGGACGGTCCGCTCGTATACGGGCGCAACTACGATTACCTGCCGTGGTTCCGCGAGCTCGCGGACGACCTGACGCTCGCCTGTTTCCACCCTGGAGACGGCTCTCTCTCCGTCGCGACGATCGGCTACGCGGGCGAGATATACGCGGTGAACGGCATGAACGAGAAGGGAATCTTCCTCGAGCTCAACAACGGTATGCCGTCGGGCGGCGCTCTGTGGTACGACAGCCGCGTCCCGGCGGTCGTCGAGCTTTTCAGCTTTCTGCTCGAGGCTTCGACGCTCGACGAGATAGAGAGTTTCTTCAAGACTACGAAGGCGAACTTCGCCTACATCGTCGGCGTCGCGGACGGGCAGACGGCGCGCTGCTTCGAGTGGCCCGTCTTCGAGGTCAAGCGCCGCGAGTCGCATTCGCGCCTCGGCCTTACGGTGCTGACGAACCACTTCACGGAGTTCTCGTGGGGGCTTCCGCGCCCCGACGACAAACGTTTCTGGATGACGCGCACGCGCCGCCAGAACCTTCTGACGCTCGCGAAGCACTTCAAGGGCTCGATAAACGACAAGGTGATGAAGGACATCATGGACACGCGCATCGAGGACCTCGGCGCGACGACGGACATGACGCTCTATCAGCTCGTCGCGGTGCCGGAACGCTACGAAATGTGGTTCAAGATGCCCGGCGTGCAGGACTGGAGCCTGGTCGATATGCGCGCTCTGCTGAAGCCGCGCGAGGAGTAA
- a CDS encoding DUF4125 family protein, which yields MKELIKEIIALEWAFFDKVQNEGGRADCQDDFRTFEIMRGSQYEAWDEATLESWRDDLEAAKAEGRNPLAEKYGYMMIIDAPEENRALAAMLPPVSEEKKNLAREITKRLAPQNAAFAARYPLLAAHARPLSGAGGECTSIETYQTGELWTYSERTLRLLAARVSELEARGESYAELVIENGLKRRGFAGLAHAEEILRTRRAGD from the coding sequence ATGAAAGAACTGATAAAAGAGATAATCGCGCTCGAATGGGCGTTCTTCGACAAGGTGCAGAACGAAGGCGGACGCGCGGACTGCCAGGACGACTTCCGGACGTTCGAGATAATGCGCGGCAGCCAGTACGAGGCGTGGGACGAAGCGACGCTCGAAAGCTGGCGCGACGACCTCGAGGCGGCGAAGGCCGAAGGGCGCAACCCGCTCGCGGAGAAATACGGCTACATGATGATCATAGACGCGCCGGAGGAAAACCGCGCGCTCGCCGCGATGCTGCCGCCCGTCTCCGAAGAAAAGAAAAATCTCGCGCGGGAGATAACGAAACGGCTCGCGCCGCAGAACGCTGCCTTCGCCGCCCGTTACCCTCTTCTCGCCGCTCACGCGCGCCCGCTCAGCGGAGCGGGCGGCGAGTGTACGTCGATAGAGACCTATCAGACGGGCGAGCTCTGGACATATTCAGAGCGCACGCTACGGCTGCTCGCCGCGCGAGTGTCGGAGCTCGAAGCGCGCGGCGAGAGCTACGCGGAGCTCGTCATAGAAAACGGCCTCAAACGCCGCGGCTTCGCAGGACTCGCGCACGCGGAAGAAATTCTTAGAACGCGGCGGGCCGGCGATTAA
- a CDS encoding FGGY family carbohydrate kinase, with translation MGQYYVVFDCGTMGTKTAIYSLDAERVAEAYRENKISYPKPGWAEMDANGFVENVREGVRECVSKSGVNPAEIRAITASGIICGIVGIDEEWRPVTPFVSYLDNRAAGEAAYVRAHAKPVWVKESANAIVDEFMPPLILRWFLNHYEGFRERAVKVVNNGPFVLGALAGLRAGEAFLDWATMSGWLIGYDARERKWSRRQMDELGIPMEILPQIVKPWHIVGFLSPEEASKMGLRAGIPIAAGAGDTMQSALASGLLEPGLAADVAGTASIFAVAVDGPDERITNAPGMMFATGTLEDSYFYWSMIRAGGLSLRWFRDRVAGRAGDPLFYAEMDGLAANVPAGANGLLFYPYLQGAGPDTPGACGVFAGLFGSADRASMWRAILEAIAFEYAQMIKIYRECGMPLDEIIGTEGGSKSPLWTQIKADILRGAYNIPARSEGGLMADAAVAAYSVGDIGDIKETMREWITFRGRFEPDAKDAAKYEKIFAERQKLLAGPMREVFKAMGRIRNI, from the coding sequence ATGGGCCAGTATTACGTCGTCTTCGACTGCGGCACGATGGGGACGAAGACGGCTATATATTCGCTCGACGCGGAACGCGTCGCCGAGGCTTACCGCGAGAATAAAATTTCATACCCGAAGCCCGGCTGGGCCGAGATGGACGCGAACGGCTTCGTGGAGAACGTCCGCGAGGGCGTCCGCGAATGCGTATCGAAGTCCGGCGTGAATCCCGCGGAGATACGCGCGATAACGGCGAGCGGGATAATCTGCGGCATAGTCGGCATCGACGAAGAATGGCGTCCCGTCACTCCGTTCGTCTCCTACCTCGACAACCGTGCCGCCGGCGAGGCCGCCTACGTGCGCGCGCACGCTAAGCCAGTATGGGTAAAGGAGAGCGCGAACGCCATCGTGGACGAGTTCATGCCGCCGCTGATACTTCGATGGTTCCTCAATCACTACGAGGGCTTCCGCGAACGCGCGGTGAAGGTCGTAAACAACGGCCCGTTCGTCCTCGGCGCCCTCGCGGGGCTGCGCGCCGGCGAGGCGTTTCTCGACTGGGCGACGATGTCGGGCTGGCTCATCGGCTACGACGCGCGCGAGCGCAAGTGGTCGCGCCGTCAGATGGACGAGCTCGGCATACCGATGGAGATACTTCCGCAGATAGTGAAGCCGTGGCACATCGTCGGCTTCCTGTCGCCCGAGGAGGCCTCTAAGATGGGGCTGCGCGCCGGGATACCGATAGCCGCGGGCGCTGGCGACACGATGCAGTCCGCTCTCGCATCGGGGCTGCTGGAGCCGGGGCTCGCGGCGGACGTGGCGGGCACGGCATCGATATTCGCCGTCGCCGTGGACGGCCCGGACGAGCGCATAACGAACGCTCCGGGCATGATGTTCGCGACGGGGACGCTCGAGGATTCCTATTTCTACTGGAGCATGATACGCGCCGGCGGCCTTTCGCTGCGCTGGTTCCGCGACCGCGTCGCGGGGCGCGCCGGAGATCCGCTCTTTTACGCAGAGATGGACGGGCTCGCGGCGAACGTTCCGGCCGGGGCCAACGGCCTGCTCTTCTATCCGTATCTGCAGGGCGCAGGGCCGGACACGCCGGGAGCCTGCGGAGTATTCGCCGGGTTATTCGGCTCTGCGGACCGCGCCTCCATGTGGCGCGCGATACTCGAGGCGATAGCCTTCGAATACGCGCAGATGATAAAGATCTACCGCGAGTGCGGAATGCCGCTCGACGAGATAATCGGCACCGAGGGCGGCAGCAAGAGCCCGCTCTGGACGCAGATAAAGGCCGACATACTGCGCGGCGCGTACAACATACCGGCGCGCAGCGAGGGCGGCCTCATGGCGGACGCCGCGGTCGCGGCCTACTCCGTAGGCGACATCGGCGACATCAAGGAAACCATGCGCGAGTGGATAACCTTCCGCGGACGCTTCGAGCCCGACGCGAAGGACGCGGCGAAGTACGAAAAAATATTCGCCGAGCGCCAAAAGCTGCTGGCCGGCCCGATGCGCGAGGTGTTCAAAGCGATGGGCAGGATAAGGAACATATGA